A genomic segment from Stenotrophomonas maltophilia encodes:
- a CDS encoding pilin, which yields MSEWFHAEGNRQQGPLPAEQLVELFRSNQISLDTLVWRDGLPQWQPLRTVVDELGLIVPALDVAAPAVEPEPEPEPVAPPPPQPPVLPPSTPYATQTSAGVLPPPKKKLSGCALTAIIGGGLLLVLVPIVAILAAIALPAYNDYTVRAKIATAVNALQPLKQQVQHFADDEGRCPGANDAGFPAPGDFTQAGLSAVNIGRFNNGHCGIEATLAVPGKSLDGDLLWLEYDRDSGRWECSGESDDKYLPPSCRG from the coding sequence GTGAGCGAGTGGTTCCATGCAGAAGGCAACCGGCAGCAAGGCCCGCTGCCGGCGGAACAGTTGGTCGAGTTGTTCCGCAGCAACCAGATCTCCCTGGACACCCTGGTCTGGCGTGACGGCCTGCCGCAATGGCAGCCGTTGCGCACCGTTGTCGATGAGCTGGGACTGATCGTGCCGGCGCTGGACGTCGCCGCGCCGGCCGTGGAACCCGAGCCCGAACCCGAACCGGTAGCGCCGCCTCCGCCGCAGCCGCCGGTGCTGCCGCCATCCACGCCCTATGCCACCCAGACGTCGGCCGGGGTCCTGCCGCCGCCGAAAAAGAAGCTCTCCGGTTGCGCCCTGACCGCAATCATCGGCGGCGGCCTGCTGCTGGTGCTGGTGCCGATCGTGGCCATCCTCGCGGCGATCGCCCTGCCCGCGTACAACGACTACACCGTGCGCGCCAAGATCGCCACCGCGGTCAATGCCCTGCAGCCGCTGAAGCAACAGGTGCAGCACTTCGCCGACGATGAAGGCCGCTGCCCCGGCGCCAACGATGCTGGTTTCCCGGCCCCGGGTGACTTCACCCAGGCCGGCCTGTCGGCGGTGAACATCGGCCGTTTCAACAACGGCCACTGTGGCATCGAAGCAACGCTGGCCGTGCCCGGCAAGAGCCTCGATGGCGACCTGCTGTGGCTGGAATATGATCGCGACAGCGGCCGCTGGGAATGCAGCGGTGAAAGCGACGACAAGTACCTGCCGCCGTCGTGCCGCGGCTGA
- the dprA gene encoding DNA-processing protein DprA gives MTTHVHEALLRLLMAGGALAPRRALLQAAGGAEAAIAQGTANWRAHGCTPEQCSALERPDTRAWTAARRWLEQDDHHLLPCTDPVFPPSLLEVPNPPLALFVAGDPSLAWRPSVALVGSRSPTPGGRALAARFAGCFVEAGLAVTSGLAAGIDAAAHQATLEAGGCTVAVIGTGPDRAYPDSHARLQARIAAEGVVLSEYLPGTAARPGHFPARNRLVAGLALATVVVEAAQRSGALITARLAAEAGREVCALPGSVLNPRAAGCHRLIREGAALVERPEEVLELLAPVLRQQLPGLQSRLATPTEQAPPALLPARWADDPDYQCLWRALDHNPSGMDSLITRCGLTASQVSSMLLAMELAGIVVCVHGRYCRTP, from the coding sequence ATGACCACGCATGTACATGAGGCGCTGCTGCGCCTGTTGATGGCGGGAGGCGCACTGGCGCCACGACGGGCCCTGCTGCAGGCCGCGGGTGGTGCAGAAGCCGCCATCGCGCAAGGCACCGCGAACTGGCGCGCACACGGCTGCACGCCGGAGCAGTGCTCCGCACTGGAACGCCCCGATACCCGGGCCTGGACAGCCGCCCGGCGCTGGCTGGAACAGGACGACCATCACCTGCTGCCGTGCACCGACCCGGTCTTTCCGCCATCGCTGCTGGAGGTCCCAAATCCGCCGCTGGCCCTGTTCGTGGCCGGTGACCCCAGCCTGGCCTGGCGCCCCTCGGTGGCGCTGGTCGGCAGTCGCTCCCCCACCCCGGGCGGGCGCGCACTGGCCGCACGTTTTGCCGGCTGCTTCGTCGAGGCGGGCCTGGCGGTGACCAGCGGCCTGGCCGCAGGCATCGACGCGGCAGCGCACCAGGCCACGCTGGAGGCCGGTGGCTGCACCGTGGCGGTGATCGGCACCGGCCCTGACCGGGCCTATCCGGACAGCCACGCCCGGCTGCAGGCGCGGATCGCCGCCGAAGGCGTGGTGCTCAGCGAGTACCTGCCGGGCACGGCAGCGCGCCCCGGCCACTTCCCCGCGCGCAACCGGCTGGTGGCCGGGCTGGCGCTGGCCACCGTGGTGGTCGAGGCCGCGCAGCGTTCGGGCGCGCTGATCACCGCGCGCCTGGCCGCCGAGGCCGGCCGCGAGGTCTGTGCCCTGCCCGGATCGGTGCTCAACCCGCGCGCGGCCGGCTGCCACCGCCTGATCCGTGAGGGCGCGGCGCTGGTCGAGCGCCCCGAGGAGGTTCTGGAACTGCTCGCCCCCGTCCTTCGCCAGCAGTTGCCGGGCTTGCAATCGCGGTTGGCCACCCCCACTGAACAGGCACCGCCGGCGCTCCTGCCGGCGCGCTGGGCCGACGACCCTGACTACCAGTGCTTGTGGCGGGCCCTGGACCACAACCCAAGCGGTATGGATTCACTGATCACGCGCTGTGGATTGACGGCGTCACAGGTGTCCTCCATGCTGCTGGCCATGGAACTGGCGGGAATCGTGGTGTGCGTACACGGCCGCTACTGTCGAACTCCCTAG
- a CDS encoding SDR family oxidoreductase, which yields MTQQRWRLDGQTALITGASAGIGLAIAHELAGLGADLMIVGRDIDMLETARDELLDVYPQHQVHALAADVSDDEDRRQILDWVEDHSDGLHILVNNAGGNVTKAATEYSEDEWRRIFETNLFSAFELSRYAHPLLARHASSSIVNVGSVSGLTHVRSGVVYGMTKAAMHQMTRNLAVEWAEDGIRVNAVAPWYIRTRRTSGPLSDPDYYDEVVNRTPMRRIGEPEEVAAAVGFLCLPAASYVTGECIAVDGGFLRYGF from the coding sequence ATGACCCAGCAACGGTGGCGCCTGGACGGCCAGACTGCCCTGATCACTGGCGCCAGCGCCGGCATCGGCCTGGCCATCGCGCACGAACTGGCCGGCCTCGGCGCCGACCTGATGATCGTCGGCCGCGACATCGACATGCTGGAGACGGCGCGCGACGAACTGCTGGATGTGTATCCGCAGCACCAGGTGCACGCGCTGGCTGCCGATGTCTCCGATGACGAGGACCGCCGGCAGATCCTGGACTGGGTGGAAGACCACAGCGATGGCCTGCACATCCTGGTCAACAACGCCGGCGGCAACGTCACCAAGGCAGCCACGGAGTACTCCGAGGACGAGTGGCGCAGGATCTTCGAGACCAACCTGTTCTCGGCCTTCGAGCTGTCGCGCTACGCGCATCCGCTGCTGGCCCGGCACGCCTCGTCGTCGATCGTCAACGTCGGCAGCGTGTCCGGCCTGACCCACGTGCGCAGTGGCGTGGTCTACGGCATGACCAAGGCCGCGATGCACCAGATGACCCGCAACCTCGCGGTCGAGTGGGCGGAGGATGGCATCCGGGTCAACGCGGTGGCGCCCTGGTACATCCGCACGCGGCGCACGTCCGGTCCGTTGTCGGACCCGGACTACTACGATGAAGTGGTCAATCGCACGCCGATGCGCCGCATCGGCGAGCCGGAGGAAGTGGCCGCGGCCGTGGGCTTCCTGTGCCTGCCCGCAGCCAGCTATGTCACCGGCGAGTGCATCGCGGTGGATGGCGGTTTCCTGCGTTACGGCTTCTGA
- the def gene encoding peptide deformylase yields MALLPILEFPDPRLRTKAALIEAAEVTTPAFQELIDNMFLTMYDAPGIGLAATQVDVHKRFMVIDVSEEKNEPHVFINPEIVAKDGGRVYQEGCLSVPGIFADVTRADTITVKYLDRNGQEQQLEAGEVLATCIQHEMDHLDGKLFIDYLSPLKREMVRKKLAKQRKHVA; encoded by the coding sequence ATGGCCCTTCTCCCCATTCTCGAGTTCCCCGATCCGCGCCTGCGTACCAAGGCTGCGTTGATCGAAGCCGCCGAAGTCACCACGCCGGCCTTCCAGGAACTGATCGACAACATGTTCCTGACCATGTACGACGCCCCGGGCATTGGCCTGGCCGCCACCCAGGTGGACGTGCACAAGCGCTTCATGGTCATTGATGTCAGCGAAGAGAAGAATGAACCGCATGTGTTCATCAACCCGGAAATCGTCGCCAAGGACGGGGGCCGGGTGTACCAGGAGGGCTGCCTGTCGGTCCCGGGCATCTTCGCCGACGTGACCCGTGCCGACACCATCACCGTGAAGTACCTGGACCGCAACGGCCAGGAACAGCAGCTGGAGGCCGGTGAAGTGCTGGCCACCTGCATCCAGCACGAGATGGACCACCTGGACGGCAAGCTGTTCATCGACTATCTGTCGCCGCTCAAGCGCGAGATGGTCCGCAAGAAGCTGGCCAAGCAGCGCAAGCACGTGGCGTGA
- a CDS encoding DUF494 family protein encodes MKESILDVLLYLFEHYFSEDADLIRDRDSLQNGLIQAGFSPTEINKAFDWLDALAAQRPSVAQARVDGPVRIYHGPELDKLDVECRGFLLYLEQHGILDADQRELVLDRAMALDQDELDLDDLKWVVLMVLFNQPGSEAAYAWMETQMFMDEPEPLH; translated from the coding sequence ATGAAAGAGAGCATCCTGGATGTACTGCTGTACCTGTTTGAACACTATTTCAGCGAAGATGCGGACCTGATCCGTGACCGCGATTCGCTCCAGAACGGCCTGATCCAGGCCGGTTTCAGTCCCACCGAGATCAACAAGGCGTTCGACTGGCTCGATGCCCTGGCCGCGCAGCGGCCGAGCGTGGCCCAGGCGCGGGTCGATGGCCCGGTGCGCATCTACCATGGCCCCGAGCTGGACAAGCTGGACGTGGAATGCCGCGGTTTCCTGCTGTATCTGGAACAGCACGGCATCCTCGACGCCGACCAGCGCGAGCTGGTGCTGGACCGGGCGATGGCCCTGGACCAGGACGAACTGGACCTGGACGACCTGAAGTGGGTCGTGCTGATGGTGCTGTTCAACCAGCCCGGCTCCGAAGCGGCCTATGCCTGGATGGAGACGCAGATGTTCATGGACGAGCCAGAACCCCTGCACTGA
- a CDS encoding LysM peptidoglycan-binding domain-containing protein, whose amino-acid sequence MLLRFRTVVAAAMLTVAAYATAVEVNGGHPDTYVVRKGDTLWDIAARFLQKPWLWPEIWQANPQIANPHLIYPGDVLSLAYLDRVTVSQAGPRQEAPIDAIPLAQVEPFLKQLSVVDSVKQLPYVVGLEDSRLRVSGGDTVYVRLADAQVGQRWAVVRPTVRYAQPKPTEDLTANGDVTPGSGNLWKAYNAPNARRGVLGYELAQVATGTITQVAGGKVEASTLVLDKNVGGREVRAGDRLVPVEAKPYDLQFVPHVPAAGVEGVDVRVLAVTDMFTAGGPRDVIAISAGRAQGVDNGTVFSLWRPGHHVAHRMKYPTSSRMDDSLSTGAGRVSLPDEYAAHAMVFRTFDNVSYALVMQGVKPVRVGYNALHPDAK is encoded by the coding sequence ATGTTGCTTCGTTTTCGTACGGTCGTCGCCGCGGCGATGCTGACCGTGGCTGCCTATGCTACCGCCGTGGAAGTGAATGGCGGGCACCCGGACACCTATGTGGTCCGAAAAGGGGATACGTTGTGGGATATCGCCGCACGTTTCCTGCAGAAGCCTTGGCTGTGGCCGGAGATCTGGCAAGCCAATCCGCAGATCGCCAACCCGCACCTGATCTATCCGGGTGACGTGCTGAGCCTGGCCTACCTGGACCGCGTGACCGTGTCCCAGGCCGGGCCGCGCCAGGAGGCCCCGATCGACGCCATTCCGCTGGCCCAGGTCGAGCCGTTCCTGAAGCAGCTGAGCGTTGTCGACAGCGTCAAGCAGCTGCCCTACGTGGTCGGCCTGGAGGACAGCCGCCTGCGCGTGTCCGGCGGCGACACCGTCTACGTGCGCCTGGCTGATGCCCAGGTGGGCCAGCGCTGGGCCGTGGTACGCCCGACCGTGCGTTACGCCCAGCCCAAGCCGACCGAGGACCTGACCGCCAATGGCGACGTCACCCCGGGCAGCGGCAACCTGTGGAAGGCCTACAACGCGCCCAACGCCCGCCGTGGCGTGCTCGGCTACGAGCTGGCCCAGGTCGCCACCGGCACCATAACCCAGGTCGCCGGCGGCAAGGTCGAGGCCTCCACGCTGGTGCTGGACAAGAACGTCGGCGGCCGCGAAGTACGCGCCGGCGACCGCCTGGTGCCGGTCGAGGCCAAGCCGTACGACCTGCAGTTCGTGCCCCACGTGCCCGCCGCGGGTGTCGAGGGCGTGGACGTGCGCGTGCTGGCCGTCACCGACATGTTCACTGCCGGTGGCCCACGCGACGTGATCGCGATCTCCGCCGGCCGTGCCCAGGGCGTGGACAACGGTACCGTGTTCTCGCTGTGGCGCCCGGGCCACCATGTGGCGCACCGCATGAAGTACCCGACCTCCTCGCGCATGGACGACTCGCTCAGCACGGGCGCGGGCCGGGTCTCGCTGCCGGACGAATATGCCGCGCATGCGATGGTGTTCCGCACCTTCGACAACGTCAGCTACGCGCTGGTGATGCAGGGCGTGAAGCCGGTGCGGGTGGGCTACAACGCGCTGCACCCGGACGCGAAGTAA
- a CDS encoding DUF4124 domain-containing protein produces MNLLRTALGLCLLLPWTAPAAEDVRVYRCVASNGAVALQDKPCSSGRQEVRDLQRPRDPAPRVVRSDATPAPPDEAPVMRDREVRHVYIQPPQPLYECVSDDGRRYTSDNNEGNPRWVPLWTSVWLPHGHQGPVHPGPRPAFGTPVGTPIGEGTGYRPPAVGVGVQVPAGSVLVRDSCHALPPQEVCARLRDRRWELDRRYNSALQSERTAISDEQRGIDARLSRDCER; encoded by the coding sequence ATGAACCTGCTGCGCACCGCCCTGGGCCTGTGCCTGTTGCTGCCATGGACCGCACCGGCCGCCGAGGACGTGCGCGTGTACCGCTGTGTCGCCAGCAACGGCGCCGTGGCCCTGCAGGACAAGCCATGCAGCAGTGGTCGGCAGGAAGTGCGTGACCTGCAGCGCCCGCGCGACCCGGCACCACGGGTGGTGCGCAGCGACGCGACACCCGCGCCGCCGGATGAGGCGCCGGTGATGCGCGATCGTGAGGTCCGCCACGTCTACATCCAGCCGCCGCAGCCGTTGTACGAGTGCGTGAGCGACGACGGTCGTCGCTACACCAGCGACAACAACGAGGGCAATCCGCGCTGGGTACCGTTGTGGACCAGCGTCTGGCTTCCGCACGGGCACCAGGGCCCGGTCCATCCCGGCCCACGCCCGGCCTTCGGCACGCCGGTCGGCACCCCCATCGGTGAAGGAACCGGCTACCGGCCGCCCGCGGTGGGTGTCGGTGTGCAGGTTCCGGCCGGCAGCGTGCTGGTCCGCGACAGCTGCCATGCGCTGCCGCCGCAGGAAGTCTGCGCGCGCCTGCGCGACCGCCGCTGGGAACTGGACCGCCGTTACAACAGCGCGCTGCAGAGTGAACGCACCGCCATCAGCGACGAACAGCGTGGCATCGACGCACGCCTGTCGCGGGACTGCGAACGCTGA
- a CDS encoding Sua5/YciO/YrdC/YwlC family protein, translated as MKAHVGPVAAMKELTLDSAVATLRAGGVIAYPTEAVWGLGCDPSHEAAVHMVLRLKQRPIEKGMILVAAELSQLEGWVRLQALPDARQRAVLASWPGANTWILPAGSRAQPWVTGEHSGIAVRISAHPLVAALCRAWGGPLVSTSANLAGEPPARSRAELDPRLLRLLDGILDGETGGLAQPTPIRDALSGNVLRS; from the coding sequence ATGAAGGCCCACGTCGGGCCGGTCGCCGCCATGAAAGAACTTACCCTGGACTCTGCTGTCGCCACGCTCCGCGCCGGCGGCGTGATCGCCTATCCGACCGAAGCAGTCTGGGGCCTGGGCTGCGATCCCTCGCATGAGGCGGCGGTGCACATGGTGCTGCGGCTGAAGCAGCGCCCGATCGAGAAGGGAATGATCCTGGTTGCCGCCGAACTGTCGCAGCTGGAGGGCTGGGTGCGCCTGCAGGCGTTGCCCGATGCCCGCCAGCGCGCGGTGCTAGCCAGCTGGCCGGGTGCCAACACCTGGATCCTGCCGGCCGGTTCGCGTGCCCAGCCCTGGGTCACCGGCGAGCACAGTGGCATCGCCGTGCGCATCAGCGCCCATCCGCTGGTCGCCGCCCTGTGCCGCGCCTGGGGTGGCCCCCTGGTCTCCACCAGCGCCAACCTTGCCGGTGAACCACCGGCACGCAGCCGTGCCGAGCTCGACCCGCGCCTGCTGCGCCTGCTCGATGGCATCCTTGATGGCGAGACCGGCGGCCTGGCCCAGCCAACCCCGATCCGCGACGCGCTCAGCGGCAACGTGCTGCGCTCCTGA
- a CDS encoding RDD family protein — MTEWYYAEGQQRQGPLSVQDIRQRFQRGELNLDTLVWREGMAQWAALRQVVDELGLQTLADASTATASGGFDLRSDYAAIDNGTAPLPGTGALSSSPYSAPAAAGAGGPQPVIGGEVVYAGFWKRVAAYMIDYFVLAIPGGIIGAIIGVVLGASMGAVGSGETSIEIVAQLASALINMAIGVAYYTWFHSSQGGATLGKMAVGIKVVRSNGDRLTRGRAFGRYWAMLLSSFTLGIGFLMAAFTERKQGLHDMICDTLVVDRWAYTDQPHLQRHELGTVTIVILVLTGLLSLAGLVLLVAAVGFIAKMAS; from the coding sequence ATGACTGAGTGGTACTACGCCGAAGGACAGCAACGCCAGGGCCCGCTGTCGGTCCAGGACATCCGCCAGCGCTTCCAGCGCGGCGAACTGAACCTGGACACCCTGGTCTGGCGCGAAGGCATGGCCCAGTGGGCCGCTCTGCGCCAGGTGGTCGATGAGCTCGGCCTGCAGACGCTGGCCGACGCCAGCACGGCCACCGCCAGTGGCGGCTTCGACCTGCGCAGCGACTACGCTGCCATCGACAACGGCACGGCTCCGCTGCCTGGCACAGGCGCGCTCAGCAGCTCGCCCTACAGCGCTCCGGCCGCCGCCGGTGCCGGTGGCCCGCAGCCGGTGATAGGCGGCGAGGTGGTCTACGCCGGCTTCTGGAAGCGCGTCGCGGCCTACATGATCGACTACTTCGTACTGGCAATCCCGGGCGGCATCATCGGCGCCATCATCGGCGTGGTGCTGGGCGCCAGCATGGGCGCGGTGGGCAGTGGCGAGACCTCCATCGAGATCGTCGCGCAGCTGGCCAGCGCGCTGATCAACATGGCCATCGGCGTGGCCTACTACACCTGGTTCCACTCCTCGCAGGGCGGCGCCACGCTGGGCAAGATGGCGGTCGGCATCAAGGTCGTGCGCAGCAACGGTGACCGCCTGACCCGGGGCCGCGCCTTCGGTCGCTACTGGGCCATGCTGCTGAGCAGCTTCACCCTCGGCATCGGCTTCCTGATGGCCGCCTTCACCGAGCGCAAGCAGGGCCTGCACGACATGATCTGCGACACCCTGGTGGTCGACCGCTGGGCCTACACCGACCAGCCGCACCTGCAGCGCCATGAGCTGGGTACGGTCACCATCGTGATCCTGGTGCTCACCGGCCTGCTGTCGCTGGCGGGCCTGGTGCTGCTGGTGGCCGCGGTCGGCTTCATCGCCAAGATGGCCTCATGA
- a CDS encoding DNA topoisomerase I, whose product MPKHLLIVESPAKAKTINKYLGKDYTVLASYGHVRDLIPKEGAVDPDNGFAMHYDVIDKNEKHVDAIAKAAKGADDILLATDPDREGEAISWHIAEILKERGLVKDKPMQRVVFTEITPRAIKEAINQPRAIASDLVDAQQARRALDYLVGFNLSPVLWRKVQRGLSAGRVQSPALRMIVEREEEIEAFIAREYWSIAAECAHPSQHFNAKLIKLDGQKFEQFTVTDGDTAEAARLRIQQAAQGSLHVTDVASKERKRRPAPPFTTSTLQQEASRKLGFTTRKTMQVAQKLYEGVAIGDEGTVGLISYMRTDSVNLSQDALAEIRDVIARDYGIASLPDQPNTYQTKSKNAQEAHEAVRPTSALRTPSQVARFLTDDERRLYELIWKRAVACQMIPATLNTVSVDLSAGSEHVFRASGTTVVVPGFLAVYEEGKDNKSAEDEDEGRKLPAMKPGDRIPLERILAEQHFTQPPPRFTEAALVKALEEYGIGRPSTYASIIQTLLFRKYVEMEGRSFRPSDVGRAVSKFLSSHFTRYVDYDFTAKLEDELDAVSRGEEEWIPLMARFWEPFKELVEDKKESVDRAEASGARELGTDPKTGKPVSVRLGRFGPYAAIGSTAEDAEEKPKFASLRPGQSMHTISLEDALELFLMPRALGEDNGEPVSVGIGRFGPFAKRGSTYASLKKEDDPYTIDLARAVFLIEEKEEIARNRIIKEFEGSDIQVLNGRFGPYISDGKMNGKIPKDREPASLTLAEVQQLMEETGKPVRKGFGAKKAAAKKAPAKKAAVKKEAAPKKAAAKKAPAKKAVKKAAAKKAPAKKAVKKAVKKAAK is encoded by the coding sequence ATGCCCAAGCACCTGCTCATCGTCGAATCGCCGGCCAAGGCCAAGACGATCAACAAATACCTCGGCAAGGACTACACCGTCCTGGCCTCGTATGGGCATGTGCGTGACCTGATTCCGAAGGAAGGCGCGGTCGACCCGGACAACGGGTTCGCCATGCACTACGACGTGATCGACAAGAATGAAAAGCATGTCGATGCGATCGCCAAGGCCGCCAAGGGCGCCGACGACATCCTGCTGGCGACCGACCCGGATCGCGAGGGTGAAGCGATCAGCTGGCACATCGCCGAGATCCTGAAGGAACGCGGGCTGGTCAAGGACAAGCCGATGCAGCGCGTGGTGTTCACCGAGATCACCCCGCGCGCCATCAAGGAAGCCATCAACCAGCCGCGCGCGATCGCCAGCGACCTGGTCGACGCCCAGCAGGCGCGCCGCGCGCTGGACTACCTGGTCGGCTTCAACCTGTCGCCGGTGCTGTGGCGCAAGGTGCAGCGCGGCCTGTCCGCCGGCCGCGTGCAGAGCCCGGCGCTGCGCATGATCGTCGAGCGCGAGGAAGAGATCGAAGCCTTCATCGCCCGCGAGTACTGGTCGATCGCTGCCGAGTGCGCGCACCCGTCGCAGCACTTCAACGCCAAGCTGATCAAGCTGGACGGGCAGAAGTTCGAGCAGTTCACCGTCACCGACGGCGACACCGCCGAAGCCGCCCGCCTGCGCATCCAGCAGGCTGCGCAGGGCTCGCTGCATGTCACCGACGTGGCCAGCAAGGAGCGCAAGCGCCGCCCGGCGCCGCCGTTCACCACCTCCACCCTGCAGCAGGAAGCCTCGCGCAAGCTCGGTTTCACCACCCGCAAGACCATGCAGGTGGCGCAGAAGCTGTATGAAGGCGTGGCGATTGGCGACGAAGGCACGGTCGGCCTGATTTCGTACATGCGTACCGACTCGGTGAACCTGTCTCAGGACGCGCTGGCCGAAATCCGCGACGTGATCGCCCGTGACTACGGCATCGCCTCGCTGCCGGACCAGCCCAACACCTACCAGACCAAGTCGAAGAACGCCCAGGAAGCGCACGAAGCGGTGCGCCCGACCTCGGCCCTGCGCACGCCGTCCCAGGTGGCGCGCTTCCTGACCGACGACGAGCGCCGGTTGTACGAGCTGATCTGGAAGCGTGCGGTGGCCTGCCAGATGATCCCGGCCACGCTCAACACCGTCAGCGTCGACCTGTCGGCCGGCAGCGAACACGTGTTCCGCGCCAGCGGCACCACCGTGGTCGTGCCCGGCTTCCTGGCCGTGTACGAGGAAGGCAAGGACAACAAGAGCGCCGAGGACGAGGACGAAGGCCGCAAGCTGCCGGCGATGAAGCCGGGCGACCGCATCCCGCTGGAACGCATCCTGGCCGAACAGCATTTCACCCAGCCGCCGCCGCGCTTCACCGAAGCGGCGCTGGTGAAGGCGCTTGAAGAGTACGGCATCGGCCGTCCCTCGACCTACGCCTCGATCATCCAGACCCTGCTGTTCCGCAAGTACGTGGAAATGGAAGGCCGCAGCTTCCGCCCGTCCGACGTCGGCCGCGCGGTGTCCAAGTTCCTGTCCAGCCACTTCACCCGGTACGTGGACTACGACTTCACCGCCAAGCTTGAGGACGAGCTCGACGCCGTCTCGCGTGGCGAAGAAGAGTGGATCCCGCTGATGGCCCGCTTCTGGGAGCCGTTCAAGGAGCTGGTGGAAGACAAGAAGGAATCGGTGGATCGTGCCGAGGCCAGTGGCGCGCGCGAGCTCGGCACCGACCCGAAGACCGGCAAGCCGGTCAGCGTGCGGCTGGGCCGCTTCGGGCCCTACGCGGCCATCGGCAGCACCGCCGAGGACGCCGAGGAGAAGCCGAAGTTCGCCTCGCTGCGCCCTGGGCAGTCGATGCACACCATCTCGCTGGAAGACGCGCTGGAACTGTTCCTGATGCCGCGTGCGCTGGGCGAGGACAACGGCGAGCCGGTCAGCGTCGGTATCGGCCGCTTTGGCCCGTTCGCCAAGCGCGGCAGCACCTATGCCTCGCTGAAGAAGGAAGACGACCCGTACACCATTGACCTAGCCCGCGCCGTGTTCCTGATCGAAGAGAAGGAAGAGATCGCGCGCAACCGGATCATCAAGGAGTTCGAGGGCAGCGACATCCAGGTGCTGAACGGCCGCTTCGGCCCGTACATCAGCGACGGCAAGATGAACGGCAAGATCCCCAAGGATCGCGAGCCGGCATCGCTGACCCTGGCCGAAGTGCAGCAGCTGATGGAAGAAACCGGCAAGCCTGTGCGCAAGGGCTTCGGCGCCAAGAAGGCCGCCGCGAAGAAGGCACCGGCCAAGAAGGCTGCGGTGAAGAAGGAAGCGGCGCCGAAGAAGGCCGCGGCCAAGAAAGCACCGGCCAAGAAAGCAGTAAAAAAGGCGGCCGCAAAGAAGGCCCCGGCGAAGAAGGCCGTCAAGAAGGCGGTCAAGAAGGCCGCGAAGTAA